TCTAGGAACTACAGAGGAAAGGTCATAGGACACAGTTGTGGAGCTAATATGGCTGCCATCGAACACGGCAATGTCCAAACTCTTTTAGAAGAACGGCTCTGGCTGCAGCACCTGCTCCTGGAGCTAGCTAGCTGGACAGCGCGCGCATCACAAACAGCAAACGTTAGCATAACATAAGCTTAGCTAGTAAACTAACGGGCATATACAAGTAGCCCACCAATTAAACATGTCATGGcgttaaaaaacacaaacggCAAAAATTAATGTTAAAGTAAAGGGTGGCGCAAAACGTCTTATAAGACTACAGAAATGAGTGGATGCAACGGTTAGCTTGCTAAATTAGCAGTGATGTCGCACAGGGAGGGTTGGAGAGACTGAATGagcacaagcaaacaaacctTGCGCCTTCTTGTAATTGCAGAGAAAATTTCTCGATAAAAGCTGCTTCTCCGCTTtgaaaaaacagaggaagtaTATTCTGCGTTTGGCCCGCTGCAAGTATCGCCGAGGGCCCGCCGTGTACGGTTGGGAAAAACACGGTTGTCTGCTGGAGAAGATAGAACGTAGATGACAGCTTGGCCCGGATAACGGTGCTCGGTTGATGATTGCGAGCGAGTCTCTACAAATAGGCATGCGCATTTCGCGCAGAGGGAGAGCGTGAATGGTGCCTTCACGTGCCGGACAGTTGTAACAAATAATTGGAAACAAGAGCATTTAACAGAACTAGTAGAGGCATTTCGCCTCAGTATTTCCGAGACTCTTCTTTTTCTACTAATAatgttattcttcttttttagGTTTTGAATAAATTACCTTTACTCCTGAAATGACTAGAATGTTATATATAATTTCTAAACTTGTTGTGTTGCGTAATTGTGTTGGGAAATTTCGTTTCTAATAAATATGCACAATTCTCAGTACAAACACCAACAAAAGTACATGAATGCGTGATACGCATTTATATTTCAGAATTCCTCAAAAATACTGCAGGTACTTGCTGACAATATTTACAACTTTGAAGCCCCAAATTACGAGCTCACACGGAGCGCTTTAAGGCATCAGAAACTCGCTCTGCAGCAggatttcaaagtaaaagcttaTTTTCAGTACATTCTACTAAAAATGCTCTGCGGGCACAGTTCCAACAGATATCTGGGTtataacaaataaacacaagtaGACTAACATAGCATCCATTTCACAATATATTTAGACAAGTCAAATTAATagaaatgcccccccccccacacacacactcacacacttttacTATGCCATGTCGTAGCGCTTCCGGGGTAGAGTTCAGAAAATATTGATGGTGGCCACATGCCTATGGGAGCAGAAGCAGTACAGTTGTGAACTAAACTATTTAAATCTAACTGCAGCCACTCCAAACCCCGCAGAATGAAGGACACGCCGCTGTCCAACTGTGAGCGGGATTTCTTGCTCAAAGCCATCGAAGAGAAAAAGGTGAGCTGGTTTCTGAACGTTGTGTCCACTTCATGGACTGACTTGTACAACTGGTGCAGAGATTGCTGCtccacaaaaggaaaacaacagtgTTAGCACGTGGACAGTTACGACTAACTAACTCTATGTGATCCAGAATAAAGAATCTTGATCTCAATCTCTCTGTAATTCATCCAATAACCGGAGGGTGGACAAACACTACATTTCAAGTCAGTCTTCAGTAATTGTAAATGGAGAGTGTCAGTGTCTTTCCGTTGCTGTGTTTAGAGACTTTGGGGGGGTTGTTGTCCATGCCCACTACATCCCATAGTAGTCCCTGAAAAGTGGTGGATTTCGTGGGACTGCGGTAGTTTTACCTGTCCTCTCCCTGCAGCGCCTGGACGGACGGCAGACCTACGACTACAGAAAGATGAAGATCACATTTGGGACGGACTATGGATGCTGCTTTGTGGATCTGGGGAAAACCAGGTGAATCCATGGCCCCATATGTGTAACGTCTTTGCTTTTTCTACCTGGTAACCCCATTAATGTTGAACCTTCCTCACAAATCTTCCACTACATTTTGcttaattgtattgtatatgaCCTTTTTTCGGTTAATATTAAGTTTCTTTGTGCCTGCACCATTCTATCATATAGGAAATTCAAGATGTCTTGCGTGCATCATTTTAGAAACATTTACCCTAGAATTTAAGATGACAAATCTCGGGATTTTCTAACACAAGCTCTATGGGATGAACAATGCTTGCCTtcacaacatgagtttgtagAGAGGAAcctgtcagaatcagaatcagaatcagaaactgtttattgccaagtaacatacattacaaggaatttgctgtggtctgaaggtgctattgttttgataacaaataagtagaatataaaagctaaaataacaataagaataaaaataaaaataagataagataaataacaaacagtgcagtgaccagaataaagtaaagtaaagtgtccagataaagtgtccagtagggggtgagtgcgttaatgtaacgcagtggggacaggggtgatgtacgttaatataacgtatagcttgtggtagtgttcgggggggtgtcagtgagagtttgtcaggttgactgcagaggggaagaaactgtttttgtggcgggaggttttggtcctgatggaccgcagcctcctgccagaggggagggggtcgaacagatggtgtccggggtgggaggggtcggcagcgatcttccctgctctcctcagggtcctggaggagtacaggtcctgaagagatgtCAAAGGGTCCTTGGGGTTGAGGAAGTTTATCTTTTGTGATGACTGAACGTCAACGTGCCACGCTCGACAGGGTCATGGCCCAGGTGTCGTGTGAGCTGGTGGCTCCCAAAGAGAATCGACCAAACGAGGGAATCATGTTCTTCAACATAGAGCTGTCACCCATGGCCTCGCCAGCATTTGAACAGGGCaggtgaggggaaaaaaaactaaatagatgatgtttctgtgttgttctCTACTAATACATCAGACCGATTATATGTTACTCATTCTCTCTTGTTCACTGGTTTCTAATCACGTCATAAAAGTATTTTAAGGGACATATTGGACCAGGACTGTGTCTGAAACATGGTTCATTTAGTCAACCTGTTTGTGCAGAGAGTGTAAATCATCTGTGgggctttctttctctccaggcAGTCTGAGTTGTCAGTGAAGCTCAACAGACAGCTGGAGAGATGCTTGAGAAATTCCAAGTGCATTGATACCGAGTCCCTGTGTGTGGTGTCTGGAGaaaaggtaaaacacacacacacacacacacacagaaaataacattatccagtgtggtggtgatgatgatgtgtgtgtgtgtctctgtgttcaggtgtgGCAGATCAGAGTGGACGTTCACATGTTGAATCATGATGGGAACCTGATGGATGCTGCCAGCATTGCTGCTATCACCGCTCTGTGCCACTTCAGGCGCCCTGATGTCGGCATCCAGGGAGAGGAAGTCACGGTGGTGAGTCggcaacaaacacagcaggtgtTGTCTCTGCTTCACTGAATCAGCTGGGGGACACCCTACGCTCCAAACTGCTCAGTTATCTGGTTATCTGGACCACAGGTTAATCATTAATgctatttcatttcagtgccaacacatttacaacatttgcAGTTATGTTGCACCACCGATTTTACATTGTAACTCATGTCAGAATggttttaatttactttatacTTTGTGACTTTTGTGTTTATTCCTGTGCTCCCTTAGTACAGTCCAGAGGAGAGGGACCCTATTCCTCTGAGCATCTACCACATGCCCATCAGTGtcagcttctccttcttccaACAAGGGTGAGgcacatttgaatattttctgtcCAAAATGCTAAGACTTTTGATTTGAAGGGTGCcctgttgattcaactgtatggtCACTTTGGGGgatgtggtgctgttgaactgtgttGCATtgtacagagaggtgtttctgttattcagcCTACCATCATTGACGTAAATGtggtggacaaaacaatagaaacacCGGCCTGTCAGTTTattgcaatacaattcaacagcaccacaaactgcatccTCTCTGCATcgacacctctctaaaacaggcTGTactataatgtatattattgattgattgcaggactgttgtattaaacTGCATTAGTTGTAGCTATGCGTACCTAATGAACTGGCAActgagtttttatttaaaacacatgagtaaagaccataaaaacaaaaaaagtatcTAGTAGACCAACTGAAGTGATTGGATGAGCATTATCCCTCCTCACACCGagctttcttcttctgcacttcctgtttgctctgTAGAACCTATCTGCTGGTGGACCCCTGTGAACGGGAGGAGCGGGTGATGGACGGCCTGCTGATGATCGCtatgaacaaacacagagaaatctGCTCCATCCAGTCCAGCGGAGGCATCATGCTGCTTAAAGAGCAGGTTAATGGAGGCCAGATAATACTGCGCTGTTGTCTTAGTTTTGCAGCCATTAAGATCTGTTATCTTATATTAATCTCTCTTACTGCACTGTCAAGCTTCACAATGAATCCcaatcaatgaatgaatgaatatgaatataatcATCTGTGTAGTTATCCTGTAAGAACAAATGAGTGAAGTCACATGAGAAAAATATGAAGAGTTTATCACcaacttattttttttgtgtgtggggtGTTGAAGGTTATGAGATGCAGTAAAATAGCCAGCGTCAAAGTGTCTGAAATCACAGAACTCATCAGCAAAGCCCTGGAGAATGACAAGAAAGCAAGGTGAGCACTTCACCATGCTGCAGTAGTGCACTGTGGAAGTGGACATTAGAGAATATATAAGAACTCTGTACTTTTATGTTTCCCAGGAAGGCGGGTGGTAGGTGTGGCTTTGCAGAGTCTCTGCCTCAGGAGCGAATCACAGCCCTGAAAATGGACGAGACTCCTGTGGAGATGACAGATGTGTCAGATAGAGCCAATGACATCGTCCAGAAAGCTGAGGCCCCGCCTCAGACGTATCCTTTTAGTGACCTCAGTGACAACAGCATCTGCCGAGAGAACGTGTGGAATGTATTCTATCCACTGTGGCTCCTTAACGTTCATACCAGGGTGCCTTCCCCGGTGGTGCCCGTACCAGGTGTGGGCCAGGTAGGGCAGGGGCTGCAGAACTCCTGGGGgctggaggaggatgatgaagaggaagaggaggaaaatgacaaCAGTGGTGACGAGGAGGAAAAAGTAACAAAGATGGAAGAGCATgaaaaggaggagagcagaagaggttatttactgtttttttttcagtctaaTTTCTGCTtctaaagagacagacaggaaaagagcATCAACACATTaaagttgttttaaaaacaaaagcaaaataaaatgacacaataGACAGGAATCAGATGTCATACCAGCACAGTGACAGGcccaaacatatttaaatttaagtttaaaTTTAGATTATAAATGATCATTCTGTCAGTATGTTCTCTTTTAAATAACTTAAAACGGGGAGTTTGTTTTGACTTACAGGAGATGTGGTTGAGATATCTGACAgcgaagaggaggaagtggtcATACTTCATCCGGAGACACCAGACAAAGCTCTTAAGTAGGTGCACCAGTTGTCTTGtctatatgctgtatatatcAGATCTGAGGAGATATGCACACTTTACACAAAGATCATCGGgtagtttttttaattaacatctttcttttctttttttttgctctcagaAATACAGGATCAAGTTCCAACCAGAAGAGGGCAGCAACatcaaagaaaagacagaaataaagcaaGAAGGCTCCACTAGAGCTCACAGCAGTCAGAGATCTGCATATCTACAGCGGTGCCAGAGACTGCAGCACCTCTTTGTAATAAAGACTCCTGTCCTGGCTAAAATGATTCCTACCTGCTATAGCTGAGAATTAAACATCAAATAGTTTACAGTACAGAAACACTTCCCAGTGTTGGATTCTTACTCAGAACATGAAGGTCACTTCTTGTCTGTAGCCATTTGGATTTATTTCGAAACAGACTGCGCTTACAGATGTCTAGAAAATGATTTGttacatcatttttattaaCAATGAAAGGATGTGTTTGATAAGTATGATTAAAATTTTATATTCTCAACGAGTCTTTGGTGTTTGGCAGATGTTTTACACTCAGTTGCGTTTGCAAAGTGGTATATTTGGTTAGGAAAAATGTGATCAGTGGTGCTGATTGTGAATCAAAATAAGaaggaaaatatataaatcttaACTTTTTGGAAGTTTTCTGCTTCGAATCAAAGCAATTACACGTTTAACTAAAAATACTATGCAGAAATAGTTTTTTCTCTGTATGCAGTGTTAAAGGTACCAGGAAGAACAAGTAGTGGCAGGAATGGCAAACATTACTCTGAGAAGCTCAGAAATAAAGATTTAATTCAGTATTTAACTCCCTGTCATTGTGTAAAACGCATAAACATGCAGTTAAAGACGTGACATTATGTGGCGAGGAGTGACGAAAACAGAAAAGCAGGTTCCACCGAGATTTGAACTCGGATCGCTGGATTcagagtccagagtgctaaccattacaccatggaacctcCTCTTGCCGTCTGTGGCTTGGTATTTTGCTATATATAGTTACCCAAGTTAAAATATTGTGTCGTAGTATGGTTGTTTGTCTACATATTTATGCACGTGTTACTACTGTTACATGTAGACTGTACATAAGAGTTCTACAAGGAGAAAGATATCACGCAATTTCACGCACAGTTGTTGTTCCCGCTATCATTAATCACGTTAGCTAGCATATCTATGATGAAAAAGTTATGGAATTAAATGAAATGGCTGTAAATCAGTGGTTATCATCTTACATTTGCTAATAGTGTAGAAGTAGTGTATCAGAATAAGATAAAGAGTTGGCCCGTACGGGGATCGAACCCGCGACCTTGGCGTT
The sequence above is a segment of the Enoplosus armatus isolate fEnoArm2 chromosome 2, fEnoArm2.hap1, whole genome shotgun sequence genome. Coding sequences within it:
- the exosc9 gene encoding exosome complex component RRP45 → MKDTPLSNCERDFLLKAIEEKKRLDGRQTYDYRKMKITFGTDYGCCFVDLGKTRVMAQVSCELVAPKENRPNEGIMFFNIELSPMASPAFEQGRQSELSVKLNRQLERCLRNSKCIDTESLCVVSGEKVWQIRVDVHMLNHDGNLMDAASIAAITALCHFRRPDVGIQGEEVTVYSPEERDPIPLSIYHMPISVSFSFFQQGTYLLVDPCEREERVMDGLLMIAMNKHREICSIQSSGGIMLLKEQVMRCSKIASVKVSEITELISKALENDKKARKAGGRCGFAESLPQERITALKMDETPVEMTDVSDRANDIVQKAEAPPQTVPSPVVPVPGVGQVGQGLQNSWGLEEDDEEEEEENDNSGDEEEKVTKMEEHEKEESRRGDVVEISDSEEEEVVILHPETPDKALKNTGSSSNQKRAATSKKRQK